The Syngnathus scovelli strain Florida chromosome 11, RoL_Ssco_1.2, whole genome shotgun sequence region ATAAAGTAACAAATGGAGTTACATCACATGGCTGAAGTGGCCAAACAAAAATTCTGACTCCAAAATCAGTCAGTGGAGTATTAGTTAGAGCCTAGTTGTTAATTAGTGTAGTCATTTCTTGCAGTCTGAAGTCCCTGCCCATCTCTGCACATCCCCAATTCCTTTTGACGTCCCCCAAGACACTGAGGAGACCAATGACGGATCCTCTCTCTCTGGGTCCGGGACGCGCAAGAAGAGGCGTCGTCGTAAATGCGTGCGCTCAGATAGTCGCCAGAGAGAAGAGGCAATGTCCTCTTCAGATGAGCAGGAAAAAGACAGGGAGTGGGATAACGATCATAGCGGACAAGAGAGCCCAGATAAAGATACACATGGCACACAGCTGCAAGTCAGGTCAGTGAACAAATACaattttggtttatccgagttattttcttttaaggaGGGGTTAATGTGATTGTTatgtgctttgtttgtgtgttaaaGTAAGTCAGTGTACTATTCGCTGTCTGAGGAGCCACCCGAGGAGGAGTTGGGAGTCAGAGATACTCATCGACACTCGGATGGAGACCAGTCGCCTGTAGAAAAGTGAGAAAGTCATCTCTTCCTGAGTGTGACTGATTGTGACAGGCACTTACacatcctccttctcctcccaaCAGTGTTTTTGACAGCCGTCCATCCTCCCCTAAGAGTGACTCGGAGCTTGTGGTGAAAAATCAGTCTCCCGGTGTATTGATGCAGTGGAACTGGGGAGGATTTCCCACGGTAAGGCAGGATTCACACCTGTGTGCCGCGCAGGAGCTCCGCATTTGAGACTAGCATCATAATTTATCTGCTTTTGCCTTTACAGCCACGCCATTCTGAGAGATCATCAGGGGAGGTGCAGCAATCTGACTCGACTCATTTCCGCACCATTCAGAGGCAAGACTCCTTTGACATGGGCAATGAGCCTGTGAATAACTGTAGCAAAGCAGGCCGGGTTACTGTGGTCAGACCGCAACCCAGGACTCACTCCCTGGACCTGAGTGCCTACGCCTCACAAACGGTGCCCCTGACCTTTGATGAACACCTCAGCTTTACCGCCTCAACCTGGAGCGGCCTGTCAAAGTCTGAGAAGGATGACTCTGAAGTCATTGGTCCTGAAGACGCCACAGTCAATACTGACCAAGTTGGTGACAGGAGTGATGCAGCTGAAGGTCAAACTGATGATAACAGTCAGGTCACTGAAGACACGATGGTGGAGAGAAATGTAGCAGACAACGCAAGCATGGAAACGCAGGAGAGTGGGCAGACGGAAGGAGGCTGCAGCGGTAGCGCAGCCGTTACTGAGGGCGACAGTGGCAACGATCCCTGCGCCGAGGGAGGGGAAGAAGATGGCCGACTTGGATTGTCTCACTTTGCATCTCAAAAAGATGAAGACGCAGACAACATGTCTGCTGAGGAGTTAGCAAACTGCGCCGAGTTCTCAACCAAACAGGAGCAGCAAGACAAAAAGAAGGGTGAGTGTCAAAACTATGGTGAAGATCTTGAATTCAAGTTTAAAGTCAGGGTCTTTTTAGCATGTGTAAATGTTTACATGTTCACCTGTGCACTTTTGTAGGCAGACGTAATCATCATCTTGGACCGACGGGTATTTACCTGGATGATCTGACTTCACTTGACCCTGAGGTTGCAGCACTCTACTTCCCCAAGAGGTAAAAGGACTAAAGCGTTTTGTACAGTGTTGTGAAAAAAGTATTTGCCCTCTCCTGTTTTTGTAATGGTAATAGTTTTTATTCTATCAAGTGTCTCGCACTATGTCTGTAGTGAAACGGAGAATTGCTCCTCTCCTGTCGTCGAGCAAGGCTCCGGCTCCGGCTCAGCAAGTCAGTCTCCGCAATCTATGGGCGCGCTGGAATCTATGGGCGCGCTGGACAGCGGTACCGAGTACTTGTCAGATTCTGCCCCCGACACCACAGAGGTCAGCATGTCCCTCTGCGGTCATGTGGGTAACACCAGCCAAATCACCAAAGGTAAATAACTTTGACTTTCTGCCATCTGAGCATTACTGTCTATAAAAGTGTCAAATATGTCTTTTGCTGTTTGTCCAGAGAAGTTTCTGGAGCACTCTGTGTCATACCAGGACTTTGTCAACAATCCAGGAATCATTGATGACCCTAGTCTAGTGATCTGTATCAATTCCAAGTAAgatttcaagttttttttttttattaggatTGACTTGTGATTGTAATCAAATTCATGCCTATGTTTGCTAGCTATTATAACTGGGCAGTGGCTGCTCCAATGGTTTTGTCGCTGACAGCTTTCCAGAGGAATTTACCCAAGgttggtttgttgttgtttttaagaaTAATTCCTCATTTAAGCCTCCTTCACACTGAGGTTCCCACGATGGCCTTAACTGCTAGCCAGACATTtatctgtgacatcacacacCACGATGTGA contains the following coding sequences:
- the zgc:123305 gene encoding zgc:123305, translating into MNIVGQLAETVYVTVKELYCGLNPATLTGGIDVIVVRQPDGSFQCSPFHVRFGKLGVLRSKEKVVDIEINGEPVDLHMKLGDNGEAFFVEQHENLESEVPAHLCTSPIPFDVPQDTEETNDGSSLSGSGTRKKRRRRKCVRSDSRQREEAMSSSDEQEKDREWDNDHSGQESPDKDTHGTQLQVSKSVYYSLSEEPPEEELGVRDTHRHSDGDQSPVENVFDSRPSSPKSDSELVVKNQSPGVLMQWNWGGFPTPRHSERSSGEVQQSDSTHFRTIQRQDSFDMGNEPVNNCSKAGRVTVVRPQPRTHSLDLSAYASQTVPLTFDEHLSFTASTWSGLSKSEKDDSEVIGPEDATVNTDQVGDRSDAAEGQTDDNSQVTEDTMVERNVADNASMETQESGQTEGGCSGSAAVTEGDSGNDPCAEGGEEDGRLGLSHFASQKDEDADNMSAEELANCAEFSTKQEQQDKKKGRRNHHLGPTGIYLDDLTSLDPEVAALYFPKSETENCSSPVVEQGSGSGSASQSPQSMGALESMGALDSGTEYLSDSAPDTTEVSMSLCGHVGNTSQITKEKFLEHSVSYQDFVNNPGIIDDPSLVICINSNYYNWAVAAPMVLSLTAFQRNLPKSTVQSLVKDKMSKRSGRWWFSWRRRDLDNNQQGPQKKDNQEVQGEGPNTEIATLEDADENAVAGLGQKAVLTSSMSTDTLRTTQCLTQLYRKSLRLTSEQIANLNLREGVNKVIFSVTTQYQGTCRCEAAIYLWNWDDRIIISDIDGTITKSDALGHILPQFGKDWTHKDITKLYHKIHQNGYKFLYCSARAIGMAAITKNYLQWVNDKGIVLPKGPVLLAPSSLFSALHREVIEKKPEVFKIACLSDIRDLFNPRKQPFYAAFGNRTNDAYAYGKVGVHNTRIFTVNPKGELLQEMTKGNKSSYSHLGELVEHFFPEVDESGSAALACPEFSSVTYWKDPLPELDLDTLL